The following proteins are co-located in the Vigna angularis cultivar LongXiaoDou No.4 chromosome 2, ASM1680809v1, whole genome shotgun sequence genome:
- the LOC108322443 gene encoding E3 ubiquitin-protein ligase UPL7 isoform X2, with product MDAPRKQQVSLRGASAKEITRDALLQKVSQERELRNYAKRAAAAALFIQRVWRRFKVTKAVSLQLQQEWEMAVSHYTGVMTADWISNNLLRPFLFFITLISTQPPKVHFKRIDSMKLCFTVVLESLKSSDSKLNFCFLAIGTTEERRIWRYQARKLTFLSFVILSEFSKRPSGAQDIPVVTSLAMRILVMLTDLKGWKGITNDNHFDADLAVKDLIQFMGSDKSGCYVSIGRYISALENPSSQSKTITQADEIFFITASVITLAVRPFYLINYDAEVPHTLDFNYAAEQYILYLLTIPWLVQHLPLVLLPALKHKSILFPCFQTLLILKEKVLMEMSEFVKSEIAVSFKAIPPVGWALANIICLATVNENESFNQGRSRAATDCTDFNSSHTEPSRPNDDSSDIWDIEPMRNGPQGIPKDMFAMLHLFCATYSHLLLVLDDIEFYEKQVPFQIEQQRKIASMLNTLVYNGLSHVGGHHNKSLMDCAIRCLHLLYERDCRHPFCPPALWLSPARKSRPPIAVAARTHEVLAANLIHDDYSSASLSVGSVVTIVPHVFPFEERVEIFREFIKMDKASRKMAGEISEPGSRAIEIVIRRGHIVEDGFRQLNSLGSRLKSSIHVSFVSECGLLEAGLDYGGLSKEFLTDLSKAAFAPEYGLFSQTSTSDRLLIPTASARYLENGLQMIEFLGRVVGKALYEGILLDYSFSHVFVQKLLGRYSFLDELSTLDPELYRNLMYVKNYDGDVTELCLDFTVTEESLGKRYVVELKSGGKDISVTNENKMQYMHAMADYKLNQQMLPFSNAFYRGLTDLISPSWLKLFNASEFNQLLSGGNYDIDVDDLKNNTRYTGGYNEGSRTIKIFWEVIKGFEPQERCMLLKFVTSCSRAPLLGFKYLQPPLTIHKVACDVPLWATIGGQDVDRLPSASTCYNTLKLPTYKRPGTLRAKLLYAISSNAGFELS from the exons ATGGACGCACCTCGTAAGCAGCAG GTGTCGCTGAGAGGAGCAAGTGCGAAGGAGATAACGCGAGACGCTCTTCTTCAGAAGGTCTCTCAGGAAAGAGAACTTCGCAATTATGCAAAACgagctgctgctgctgctcTCTTCATTCAg AGAGTGTGGAGGCGCTTCAAGGTCACAAAGGCAGTTTCTCTACAACTTCAGCAAGAGTGGGAGATGGCAGTGAGTCATTATACAGGTGTAATGACAGCAGATTGGATTTCAAACAATTTGTTGAGACCATTTCTGTTCTTTATTACCCTTATCTCCACTCAGCCTCCGAAGGTCCACTTCAAGAGAATAGATTCTATGAAACTGTGCTTTACCGTCGTACTGGAAAGCCTGAAATCTTCTG ATTCAAAGCTGAACTTTTGCTTTTTGGCAATTGGTACAActgaagaaagaagaatatgGAGATACCAGGCACGCAAGCTGACTTTTCTTAGTTTTGTTATTCTTTCAGAGTTCAGTAAACGCCCTTCCGGGGCCCAAGATATTCCTGTTGTTACATCTCTCGCTATGCGTATTCTTGTAATGTTAACTGATCTGAAAGGATGGAAAGGAATAACAAATGACAACCACTTTGATGCAGATTTAGCAGTGAAAGATTTAATTCAGTTCATGGGCAGTGATAAAAGTGGTTGTTATGTGTCTATTGGCAGATATATTAGTGCATTAGAAAATCCTTCTTCCCAGTCAAAGACCATCACCCAGGCagatgaaatttttttcattactgCAAGTGTAATAACTTTAGCTGTACGGCCATTTTATCTGATAAACTATGATGCAGAAGTGCCTCATACGCTGGATTTCAACTATGCTGCTGAGCAGTATATTCTTTATCTGCTGACTATACCTTGGCTAGTGCAACATCTCCCCCTTGTTCTTCTACCAGCTTTAAAGCACAAATCTATTTTGTTTCCATGCTTCCAGACTCTATTG attttgaaagagaaagttTTGATGGAGATGTCAGAGTTCGTCAAATCAGAGATTGCTGTCTCTTTCAAGGCTATTCCACCAGTTGGTTGGGCCCTTGCTAACATTATCTGCTTAGCAACAGTGAATGAGAATGAATCCTTCAATCAAG GTAGGTCACGAGCAGCAACAGATTGCACTGACTTTAATAGCAGTCACACTGAGCCTAGCAGACCAAATGACGATTCATCAGATATATGGGACATAGAACCTATGAGGAATGGGCCGCAAGGCATTCCAAAGGATATGTTTGCTATGCTTCATCTTTTTTGTGCGACCTATTCTCACCTGCTTTTAGTTCTTGATGACATAGAGTTCTATGAGAAACAG GTTCCATTCCAAATAGAGCAGCAAAGAAAAATTGCATCTATGCTCAATACATTGGTTTATAATGGCTTGTCCCATGTTGGTGGTCATCATAATAAGTCCCTAATGGATTGTGCTATCAGATGCTTACATTTACTGTATGAAAGGGATTGCAGGCACCCATTTTGTCCTCCTGCTTTGTGGCTTTCTCCTGCTAGAAAAAGTCGGCCACCAATTGCTGTAGCTGCCAGAACTCATGAAGTTTTAGCAGCCAACCTGATACATGATGATTATTCATCAGCTTCACTGAGTGTTGGTTCTGTTGTCACTATTGTTCCTCACGTTTTCCCTTTTGAGGAGAG AGTTGAGATATTTCGTGAATTCATCAAGATGGATAAAGCATCTCGAAAAATGGCCGGTGAAATTTCTGAACCTGGTTCACGAGCCATTGAGATAGTAATACGTCGGGGTCATATTGTTGAAGATGGATTTCGGCAATTAAATTCCCTTGGGTCAAGGTTGAAGTCATCCATCCATGTATCATTTGTTAGTGAATGTGGTCTTCTTGAGGCTGGCCTAGACTATGGTGGGTTATCTAAAGAGTTTCTGACTGACTTATCAAAAGCAGCATTTGCTCCTGA ATATGGACTGTTTTCCCAAACCTCAACTTCAGACAGGCTTCTAATTCCAACTGCTTCTGCCAGATATTTGGAGAATGGTCTTCAGATGATTGAATTCCTTGGACGAGTAGTCGGGAAAGCTCTATATGAAGGAATATTACTTGATTACTCTTTCTCCCATGTTTTTGTACAAAAGCTTTTGGGACGATATAGTTTTCTTGATGAATTATCAACACTTGATCCAGAGCTATACAGGAATCTTATGTATGTCAAG AATTATGACGGTGATGTCACGGAGCTCTGTCTTGATTTCACAGTTACTGAAGAATCATTGGGCAAAAGGTATGTGGTTGAACTTAAGTCTGGTGGCAAAGATATTTCTGTAACGAACGAGAACAAGATGCAATACATGCATGCAATGGCAGACTACAAACTCAACCAACAG ATGTTGCCCTTTTCAAATGCGTTTTATAGAGGGTTAACTGATCTTATATCTCCATCCTGGTTGAAGTTATTCAATGCTAGTGAGTTTAATCAG TTGCTTTCAGGTGGCAATTATGATATTGATGTTGatgatttgaaaaataacaCTCGATATACTGGTGGTTACAATGAGGGAAGCCGGACAATCAAGATATTTTGGGAG GTAATTAAAGGATTTGAACCTCAAGAGCGTTGTATGCTTCTTAAATTTGTCACCAGTTGTTCTCGTGCTCCATTACTTGGGTTCAAATACTTGCAGCCACCACTAACCATCCACAAG GTTGCTTGTGATGTTCCTCTTTGGGCAACAATTGGAGGACAGGATGTAGATCGGCTTCCATCAGCTTCAACCTGCTACAATACGCTTAAG CTTCCGACATACAAACGTCCAGGAACCTTGAGAGCAAAGCTTCTATATGCTATAAGTTCAAATGCCGGATTTGAACTTTCTTGA
- the LOC108322443 gene encoding E3 ubiquitin-protein ligase UPL7 isoform X1: MDAPRKQQVSLRGASAKEITRDALLQKVSQERELRNYAKRAAAAALFIQRVWRRFKVTKAVSLQLQQEWEMAVSHYTGVMTADWISNNLLRPFLFFITLISTQPPKVHFKRIDSMKLCFTVVLESLKSSDSKLNFCFLAIGTTEERRIWRYQARKLTFLSFVILSEFSKRPSGAQDIPVVTSLAMRILVMLTDLKGWKGITNDNHFDADLAVKDLIQFMGSDKSGCYVSIGRYISALENPSSQSKTITQADEIFFITASVITLAVRPFYLINYDAEVPHTLDFNYAAEQYILYLLTIPWLVQHLPLVLLPALKHKSILFPCFQTLLILKEKVLMEMSEFVKSEIAVSFKAIPPVGWALANIICLATVNENESFNQGLDHGLYVHVVITLSEALLSCLDNIGWVKKKKKVLQNDESSTHPVDAVQHEGEATNESLILSYMDQFRPVCQQWHLKILLASINRDSINKAETVPSSSLECLGNLELCDVALFYSNVLRIFSVLSPIRGSLSVLNMLSFTPEFLVRLWSVLESSFFSGDKHNFDNYISENSKHKAFEKMQKQVSKDGPNKWVNVLHKFAGRSRAATDCTDFNSSHTEPSRPNDDSSDIWDIEPMRNGPQGIPKDMFAMLHLFCATYSHLLLVLDDIEFYEKQVPFQIEQQRKIASMLNTLVYNGLSHVGGHHNKSLMDCAIRCLHLLYERDCRHPFCPPALWLSPARKSRPPIAVAARTHEVLAANLIHDDYSSASLSVGSVVTIVPHVFPFEERVEIFREFIKMDKASRKMAGEISEPGSRAIEIVIRRGHIVEDGFRQLNSLGSRLKSSIHVSFVSECGLLEAGLDYGGLSKEFLTDLSKAAFAPEYGLFSQTSTSDRLLIPTASARYLENGLQMIEFLGRVVGKALYEGILLDYSFSHVFVQKLLGRYSFLDELSTLDPELYRNLMYVKNYDGDVTELCLDFTVTEESLGKRYVVELKSGGKDISVTNENKMQYMHAMADYKLNQQMLPFSNAFYRGLTDLISPSWLKLFNASEFNQLLSGGNYDIDVDDLKNNTRYTGGYNEGSRTIKIFWEVIKGFEPQERCMLLKFVTSCSRAPLLGFKYLQPPLTIHKVACDVPLWATIGGQDVDRLPSASTCYNTLKLPTYKRPGTLRAKLLYAISSNAGFELS, encoded by the exons ATGGACGCACCTCGTAAGCAGCAG GTGTCGCTGAGAGGAGCAAGTGCGAAGGAGATAACGCGAGACGCTCTTCTTCAGAAGGTCTCTCAGGAAAGAGAACTTCGCAATTATGCAAAACgagctgctgctgctgctcTCTTCATTCAg AGAGTGTGGAGGCGCTTCAAGGTCACAAAGGCAGTTTCTCTACAACTTCAGCAAGAGTGGGAGATGGCAGTGAGTCATTATACAGGTGTAATGACAGCAGATTGGATTTCAAACAATTTGTTGAGACCATTTCTGTTCTTTATTACCCTTATCTCCACTCAGCCTCCGAAGGTCCACTTCAAGAGAATAGATTCTATGAAACTGTGCTTTACCGTCGTACTGGAAAGCCTGAAATCTTCTG ATTCAAAGCTGAACTTTTGCTTTTTGGCAATTGGTACAActgaagaaagaagaatatgGAGATACCAGGCACGCAAGCTGACTTTTCTTAGTTTTGTTATTCTTTCAGAGTTCAGTAAACGCCCTTCCGGGGCCCAAGATATTCCTGTTGTTACATCTCTCGCTATGCGTATTCTTGTAATGTTAACTGATCTGAAAGGATGGAAAGGAATAACAAATGACAACCACTTTGATGCAGATTTAGCAGTGAAAGATTTAATTCAGTTCATGGGCAGTGATAAAAGTGGTTGTTATGTGTCTATTGGCAGATATATTAGTGCATTAGAAAATCCTTCTTCCCAGTCAAAGACCATCACCCAGGCagatgaaatttttttcattactgCAAGTGTAATAACTTTAGCTGTACGGCCATTTTATCTGATAAACTATGATGCAGAAGTGCCTCATACGCTGGATTTCAACTATGCTGCTGAGCAGTATATTCTTTATCTGCTGACTATACCTTGGCTAGTGCAACATCTCCCCCTTGTTCTTCTACCAGCTTTAAAGCACAAATCTATTTTGTTTCCATGCTTCCAGACTCTATTG attttgaaagagaaagttTTGATGGAGATGTCAGAGTTCGTCAAATCAGAGATTGCTGTCTCTTTCAAGGCTATTCCACCAGTTGGTTGGGCCCTTGCTAACATTATCTGCTTAGCAACAGTGAATGAGAATGAATCCTTCAATCAAGGTTTAGACCACGGATTGTATGTCCATGTTGTTATTACTCTATCAGAAGCTCTGCTGTCTTGTCTTGATAATATTGGATGggtcaaaaagaaaaagaaagtccTTCAAAATGACGAAAGTTCAACACACCCAGTTGATGCAGTTCAGCATGAGGGTGAAGCGACCAATGAATCCTTAATATTGTCATACATGGATCAATTTAGGCCTGTTTGTCAGCAGTGGCATCTTAAAATTCTTTTGGCATCAATTAATAGAGATTCCATAAACAAGGCTGAGACTGTGCCATCAAGTAGCCTGGAATGTCTGGGAAATCTAGAATTGTGTGATGTTGCTCTTTTTTATTCTAATGTACTTAGAATATTTTCAGTCTTGAGTCCAATTCGTGGCTCATTATCAGTTCTCAACATGCTATCATTCACTCCTGAATTTCTTGTGAGATTGTGGAGTGTACTGGAGAGTTCCTTTTTTTCAGGAGACAAacataattttgataattacaTAAGTGAAAACAGCAAACATAAAGCCTTTGAGAAGATGCAAAAACAAGTCAGTAAAGATGGGCCTAATAAGTGGGTCAATGTACTTCATAAATTTGCAGGTAGGTCACGAGCAGCAACAGATTGCACTGACTTTAATAGCAGTCACACTGAGCCTAGCAGACCAAATGACGATTCATCAGATATATGGGACATAGAACCTATGAGGAATGGGCCGCAAGGCATTCCAAAGGATATGTTTGCTATGCTTCATCTTTTTTGTGCGACCTATTCTCACCTGCTTTTAGTTCTTGATGACATAGAGTTCTATGAGAAACAG GTTCCATTCCAAATAGAGCAGCAAAGAAAAATTGCATCTATGCTCAATACATTGGTTTATAATGGCTTGTCCCATGTTGGTGGTCATCATAATAAGTCCCTAATGGATTGTGCTATCAGATGCTTACATTTACTGTATGAAAGGGATTGCAGGCACCCATTTTGTCCTCCTGCTTTGTGGCTTTCTCCTGCTAGAAAAAGTCGGCCACCAATTGCTGTAGCTGCCAGAACTCATGAAGTTTTAGCAGCCAACCTGATACATGATGATTATTCATCAGCTTCACTGAGTGTTGGTTCTGTTGTCACTATTGTTCCTCACGTTTTCCCTTTTGAGGAGAG AGTTGAGATATTTCGTGAATTCATCAAGATGGATAAAGCATCTCGAAAAATGGCCGGTGAAATTTCTGAACCTGGTTCACGAGCCATTGAGATAGTAATACGTCGGGGTCATATTGTTGAAGATGGATTTCGGCAATTAAATTCCCTTGGGTCAAGGTTGAAGTCATCCATCCATGTATCATTTGTTAGTGAATGTGGTCTTCTTGAGGCTGGCCTAGACTATGGTGGGTTATCTAAAGAGTTTCTGACTGACTTATCAAAAGCAGCATTTGCTCCTGA ATATGGACTGTTTTCCCAAACCTCAACTTCAGACAGGCTTCTAATTCCAACTGCTTCTGCCAGATATTTGGAGAATGGTCTTCAGATGATTGAATTCCTTGGACGAGTAGTCGGGAAAGCTCTATATGAAGGAATATTACTTGATTACTCTTTCTCCCATGTTTTTGTACAAAAGCTTTTGGGACGATATAGTTTTCTTGATGAATTATCAACACTTGATCCAGAGCTATACAGGAATCTTATGTATGTCAAG AATTATGACGGTGATGTCACGGAGCTCTGTCTTGATTTCACAGTTACTGAAGAATCATTGGGCAAAAGGTATGTGGTTGAACTTAAGTCTGGTGGCAAAGATATTTCTGTAACGAACGAGAACAAGATGCAATACATGCATGCAATGGCAGACTACAAACTCAACCAACAG ATGTTGCCCTTTTCAAATGCGTTTTATAGAGGGTTAACTGATCTTATATCTCCATCCTGGTTGAAGTTATTCAATGCTAGTGAGTTTAATCAG TTGCTTTCAGGTGGCAATTATGATATTGATGTTGatgatttgaaaaataacaCTCGATATACTGGTGGTTACAATGAGGGAAGCCGGACAATCAAGATATTTTGGGAG GTAATTAAAGGATTTGAACCTCAAGAGCGTTGTATGCTTCTTAAATTTGTCACCAGTTGTTCTCGTGCTCCATTACTTGGGTTCAAATACTTGCAGCCACCACTAACCATCCACAAG GTTGCTTGTGATGTTCCTCTTTGGGCAACAATTGGAGGACAGGATGTAGATCGGCTTCCATCAGCTTCAACCTGCTACAATACGCTTAAG CTTCCGACATACAAACGTCCAGGAACCTTGAGAGCAAAGCTTCTATATGCTATAAGTTCAAATGCCGGATTTGAACTTTCTTGA
- the LOC108322443 gene encoding E3 ubiquitin-protein ligase UPL7 isoform X3, with amino-acid sequence MEIPDLAVKDLIQFMGSDKSGCYVSIGRYISALENPSSQSKTITQADEIFFITASVITLAVRPFYLINYDAEVPHTLDFNYAAEQYILYLLTIPWLVQHLPLVLLPALKHKSILFPCFQTLLILKEKVLMEMSEFVKSEIAVSFKAIPPVGWALANIICLATVNENESFNQGLDHGLYVHVVITLSEALLSCLDNIGWVKKKKKVLQNDESSTHPVDAVQHEGEATNESLILSYMDQFRPVCQQWHLKILLASINRDSINKAETVPSSSLECLGNLELCDVALFYSNVLRIFSVLSPIRGSLSVLNMLSFTPEFLVRLWSVLESSFFSGDKHNFDNYISENSKHKAFEKMQKQVSKDGPNKWVNVLHKFAGRSRAATDCTDFNSSHTEPSRPNDDSSDIWDIEPMRNGPQGIPKDMFAMLHLFCATYSHLLLVLDDIEFYEKQVPFQIEQQRKIASMLNTLVYNGLSHVGGHHNKSLMDCAIRCLHLLYERDCRHPFCPPALWLSPARKSRPPIAVAARTHEVLAANLIHDDYSSASLSVGSVVTIVPHVFPFEERVEIFREFIKMDKASRKMAGEISEPGSRAIEIVIRRGHIVEDGFRQLNSLGSRLKSSIHVSFVSECGLLEAGLDYGGLSKEFLTDLSKAAFAPEYGLFSQTSTSDRLLIPTASARYLENGLQMIEFLGRVVGKALYEGILLDYSFSHVFVQKLLGRYSFLDELSTLDPELYRNLMYVKNYDGDVTELCLDFTVTEESLGKRYVVELKSGGKDISVTNENKMQYMHAMADYKLNQQMLPFSNAFYRGLTDLISPSWLKLFNASEFNQLLSGGNYDIDVDDLKNNTRYTGGYNEGSRTIKIFWEVIKGFEPQERCMLLKFVTSCSRAPLLGFKYLQPPLTIHKVACDVPLWATIGGQDVDRLPSASTCYNTLKLPTYKRPGTLRAKLLYAISSNAGFELS; translated from the exons atgGAGATACCAG ATTTAGCAGTGAAAGATTTAATTCAGTTCATGGGCAGTGATAAAAGTGGTTGTTATGTGTCTATTGGCAGATATATTAGTGCATTAGAAAATCCTTCTTCCCAGTCAAAGACCATCACCCAGGCagatgaaatttttttcattactgCAAGTGTAATAACTTTAGCTGTACGGCCATTTTATCTGATAAACTATGATGCAGAAGTGCCTCATACGCTGGATTTCAACTATGCTGCTGAGCAGTATATTCTTTATCTGCTGACTATACCTTGGCTAGTGCAACATCTCCCCCTTGTTCTTCTACCAGCTTTAAAGCACAAATCTATTTTGTTTCCATGCTTCCAGACTCTATTG attttgaaagagaaagttTTGATGGAGATGTCAGAGTTCGTCAAATCAGAGATTGCTGTCTCTTTCAAGGCTATTCCACCAGTTGGTTGGGCCCTTGCTAACATTATCTGCTTAGCAACAGTGAATGAGAATGAATCCTTCAATCAAGGTTTAGACCACGGATTGTATGTCCATGTTGTTATTACTCTATCAGAAGCTCTGCTGTCTTGTCTTGATAATATTGGATGggtcaaaaagaaaaagaaagtccTTCAAAATGACGAAAGTTCAACACACCCAGTTGATGCAGTTCAGCATGAGGGTGAAGCGACCAATGAATCCTTAATATTGTCATACATGGATCAATTTAGGCCTGTTTGTCAGCAGTGGCATCTTAAAATTCTTTTGGCATCAATTAATAGAGATTCCATAAACAAGGCTGAGACTGTGCCATCAAGTAGCCTGGAATGTCTGGGAAATCTAGAATTGTGTGATGTTGCTCTTTTTTATTCTAATGTACTTAGAATATTTTCAGTCTTGAGTCCAATTCGTGGCTCATTATCAGTTCTCAACATGCTATCATTCACTCCTGAATTTCTTGTGAGATTGTGGAGTGTACTGGAGAGTTCCTTTTTTTCAGGAGACAAacataattttgataattacaTAAGTGAAAACAGCAAACATAAAGCCTTTGAGAAGATGCAAAAACAAGTCAGTAAAGATGGGCCTAATAAGTGGGTCAATGTACTTCATAAATTTGCAGGTAGGTCACGAGCAGCAACAGATTGCACTGACTTTAATAGCAGTCACACTGAGCCTAGCAGACCAAATGACGATTCATCAGATATATGGGACATAGAACCTATGAGGAATGGGCCGCAAGGCATTCCAAAGGATATGTTTGCTATGCTTCATCTTTTTTGTGCGACCTATTCTCACCTGCTTTTAGTTCTTGATGACATAGAGTTCTATGAGAAACAG GTTCCATTCCAAATAGAGCAGCAAAGAAAAATTGCATCTATGCTCAATACATTGGTTTATAATGGCTTGTCCCATGTTGGTGGTCATCATAATAAGTCCCTAATGGATTGTGCTATCAGATGCTTACATTTACTGTATGAAAGGGATTGCAGGCACCCATTTTGTCCTCCTGCTTTGTGGCTTTCTCCTGCTAGAAAAAGTCGGCCACCAATTGCTGTAGCTGCCAGAACTCATGAAGTTTTAGCAGCCAACCTGATACATGATGATTATTCATCAGCTTCACTGAGTGTTGGTTCTGTTGTCACTATTGTTCCTCACGTTTTCCCTTTTGAGGAGAG AGTTGAGATATTTCGTGAATTCATCAAGATGGATAAAGCATCTCGAAAAATGGCCGGTGAAATTTCTGAACCTGGTTCACGAGCCATTGAGATAGTAATACGTCGGGGTCATATTGTTGAAGATGGATTTCGGCAATTAAATTCCCTTGGGTCAAGGTTGAAGTCATCCATCCATGTATCATTTGTTAGTGAATGTGGTCTTCTTGAGGCTGGCCTAGACTATGGTGGGTTATCTAAAGAGTTTCTGACTGACTTATCAAAAGCAGCATTTGCTCCTGA ATATGGACTGTTTTCCCAAACCTCAACTTCAGACAGGCTTCTAATTCCAACTGCTTCTGCCAGATATTTGGAGAATGGTCTTCAGATGATTGAATTCCTTGGACGAGTAGTCGGGAAAGCTCTATATGAAGGAATATTACTTGATTACTCTTTCTCCCATGTTTTTGTACAAAAGCTTTTGGGACGATATAGTTTTCTTGATGAATTATCAACACTTGATCCAGAGCTATACAGGAATCTTATGTATGTCAAG AATTATGACGGTGATGTCACGGAGCTCTGTCTTGATTTCACAGTTACTGAAGAATCATTGGGCAAAAGGTATGTGGTTGAACTTAAGTCTGGTGGCAAAGATATTTCTGTAACGAACGAGAACAAGATGCAATACATGCATGCAATGGCAGACTACAAACTCAACCAACAG ATGTTGCCCTTTTCAAATGCGTTTTATAGAGGGTTAACTGATCTTATATCTCCATCCTGGTTGAAGTTATTCAATGCTAGTGAGTTTAATCAG TTGCTTTCAGGTGGCAATTATGATATTGATGTTGatgatttgaaaaataacaCTCGATATACTGGTGGTTACAATGAGGGAAGCCGGACAATCAAGATATTTTGGGAG GTAATTAAAGGATTTGAACCTCAAGAGCGTTGTATGCTTCTTAAATTTGTCACCAGTTGTTCTCGTGCTCCATTACTTGGGTTCAAATACTTGCAGCCACCACTAACCATCCACAAG GTTGCTTGTGATGTTCCTCTTTGGGCAACAATTGGAGGACAGGATGTAGATCGGCTTCCATCAGCTTCAACCTGCTACAATACGCTTAAG CTTCCGACATACAAACGTCCAGGAACCTTGAGAGCAAAGCTTCTATATGCTATAAGTTCAAATGCCGGATTTGAACTTTCTTGA